One genomic region from Yersinia canariae encodes:
- the ghrA gene encoding glyoxylate/hydroxypyruvate reductase GhrA yields MNIIFYHPFFEAKQWLSGLQSRLPTANIRQWRRGDTQPADYALVWQPPQEMLASRVELKGVFALGAGVDAILDQERRHPGTLPAGVPLVRLEDTGMSLQMQEYVVATVLRYFRRMDEYQLQQQQKLWQPLEPHQHDKFTIGILGAGVLGKSVAHKLAEFGFTVRCWSRTPKQIDGVTSYAGNEKLPAFIQGTQLLINLLPNTPETVGILNQSLFSQLNANAYIINIARGAHLLERDLLAAMSAGKVAAATLDVFAEEPLPSMHPFWSHPRITITPHIAAVTLPEAAMDQVVANIKAIEAGREPVGLVDVVRGY; encoded by the coding sequence ATGAATATTATTTTTTATCACCCGTTTTTTGAAGCAAAACAGTGGTTGTCAGGGCTACAGTCGCGCTTGCCTACAGCGAATATCAGGCAATGGCGTCGTGGTGATACACAGCCAGCAGATTATGCATTGGTTTGGCAGCCACCTCAGGAAATGTTGGCCAGTCGTGTTGAATTAAAAGGCGTTTTTGCGTTAGGGGCCGGGGTGGATGCTATCTTGGATCAGGAGCGACGCCATCCGGGGACATTGCCTGCGGGAGTGCCACTGGTTCGGCTAGAAGATACAGGAATGTCTTTGCAGATGCAGGAATATGTGGTTGCGACAGTATTGCGCTATTTTCGCCGTATGGACGAGTATCAACTGCAACAACAACAGAAGCTGTGGCAACCCCTGGAGCCACATCAACACGATAAATTCACCATAGGGATTCTCGGTGCGGGTGTATTAGGAAAAAGTGTTGCCCACAAATTGGCTGAATTTGGTTTTACTGTTCGTTGTTGGAGCCGCACGCCAAAACAGATTGATGGTGTGACCAGTTATGCCGGTAATGAAAAGTTGCCGGCTTTCATTCAAGGGACACAATTATTGATTAATCTCTTGCCTAACACCCCTGAGACTGTCGGTATCCTTAATCAGTCGCTCTTTTCACAATTGAATGCCAACGCTTATATCATCAATATTGCCCGGGGAGCGCATCTGCTGGAAAGGGATTTGTTGGCAGCAATGAGTGCCGGTAAAGTTGCCGCCGCCACATTAGATGTGTTTGCAGAAGAGCCGTTGCCCTCGATGCACCCATTCTGGAGCCATCCACGCATCACCATCACCCCACATATTGCGGCTGTCACCTTGCCTGAGGCGGCAATGGATCAGGTGGTCGCAAATATCAAGGCCATTGAAGCGGGAAGGGAACCGGTAGGATTGGTTGATGTGGTGAGGGGGTACTGA
- a CDS encoding Gfo/Idh/MocA family protein, which produces MKKPGVDKKLRVGIVGLGGIAQKAYLPILTLAQEWQLVGAFSPNQIKAQPVCDGYRMRYFSRLDTLAADCDAIFVHSSTASHFQVVSELLQAGVHVYVDKPLAETLEQSEQLIALAAKQRLALMVGFNRRFAPLYQQLKQQMSHPASLRMEKHRQDSIGPNDVRFTLLDDYLHVVDTALWLGGDAAKLMTGTIQTNAQGQMLYAEHHFRAGDCQITTSMHRHGGTQRESVQAVSPGTCYQITDMRQWQQESEGRVINLPAPGWQTTLEQRGFSGAVHHFITAVSNQTAPHVSGEEAILAQRMIEILLQQRVAE; this is translated from the coding sequence ATGAAAAAGCCTGGGGTTGATAAAAAACTGCGAGTCGGCATTGTGGGTCTTGGTGGCATTGCGCAAAAGGCCTATTTACCTATCCTGACTCTTGCTCAGGAGTGGCAGTTGGTGGGGGCGTTTTCCCCTAATCAGATAAAAGCACAACCGGTGTGCGACGGCTATCGCATGCGTTATTTCTCACGGCTGGACACCTTAGCCGCGGATTGTGATGCCATCTTTGTTCACAGCAGCACGGCCAGCCATTTTCAGGTGGTGAGCGAGTTACTGCAAGCCGGTGTCCATGTTTATGTTGATAAACCATTGGCTGAAACACTGGAGCAATCTGAGCAATTAATCGCATTGGCCGCGAAGCAACGGCTGGCGTTGATGGTGGGCTTTAATCGCCGTTTTGCGCCATTGTATCAGCAGCTTAAGCAGCAAATGAGTCACCCGGCATCACTGCGCATGGAAAAGCATCGGCAGGATAGCATCGGGCCTAATGATGTCCGTTTTACGCTGCTTGATGATTATTTGCATGTGGTGGATACGGCGCTGTGGCTGGGTGGCGATGCAGCAAAACTGATGACAGGAACAATACAAACAAATGCTCAGGGGCAAATGCTCTATGCCGAACACCATTTCCGGGCGGGGGATTGCCAGATAACCACCAGTATGCACCGCCACGGCGGAACTCAGCGCGAAAGTGTACAAGCCGTTAGCCCCGGCACTTGCTACCAAATTACCGATATGCGCCAGTGGCAGCAGGAGTCAGAGGGGCGGGTGATAAATCTCCCCGCGCCGGGTTGGCAAACCACATTGGAGCAAAGAGGGTTTAGCGGTGCTGTTCATCATTTTATTACTGCGGTCAGTAATCAAACAGCGCCACACGTTTCAGGTGAAGAGGCTATCCTTGCACAGCGAATGATAGAAATTCTGTTACAACAGCGGGTAGCGGAATAA
- a CDS encoding lipoprotein, whose protein sequence is MNKLMWGAAALVVTATLVGCNQLTQYTLSEQEVNDYLQKHNNYEKQIGIPGLVDAHITLTQLQSQIGRAEPGKVTLTGNAKVDITSILGPQTADMTLTLKAQPTFDREKGAIFLKDMELTDYTVKPEKMDSVMKALTPYLNQSLKSYFDQQPAYVLDGEKSKAEGMAKKLAKGLEVKPGQLVIPLTD, encoded by the coding sequence ATGAATAAATTAATGTGGGGCGCGGCGGCGCTGGTTGTTACTGCGACACTGGTCGGCTGTAACCAACTGACTCAGTACACACTGAGTGAGCAAGAAGTGAATGACTATCTGCAAAAGCATAATAACTATGAAAAACAGATTGGCATTCCCGGGCTGGTTGATGCACATATTACGCTAACACAGTTGCAGAGCCAGATTGGTCGTGCGGAGCCCGGCAAAGTGACTTTAACGGGTAATGCCAAAGTGGATATCACCTCCATTCTCGGGCCACAAACCGCTGATATGACATTGACCTTAAAAGCGCAGCCGACATTTGATCGCGAAAAAGGGGCCATTTTCCTGAAAGATATGGAATTGACTGACTATACCGTTAAACCGGAGAAAATGGACTCAGTGATGAAAGCGCTGACCCCTTATTTGAATCAGTCTTTGAAATCTTATTTTGATCAGCAGCCCGCCTATGTGCTGGACGGCGAGAAGAGTAAAGCAGAAGGCATGGCGAAAAAACTGGCGAAAGGTTTAGAAGTGAAGCCGGGCCAATTAGTCATCCCACTGACCGACTAA
- the dauA gene encoding C4-dicarboxylic acid transporter DauA, translated as MKTHGINGIRPFSAIIDACWRETYTLQRLLKDIIAGVTVGIIAIPLAMALAIASGVPPQYGLYTSAIAGIVIAVSGGSRYSVSGPTAAFVVILYPVSQQFGLAGLLLATLLSGLFLLCMGLGRLGRLIEYIPLSVTLGFTSGIGITIATMQVKDFFGLHLPEVPETYVDKVSALAQAMPTISFSDTLIATVTLMVLILWPRLKLKLPGHLPALVAGTAVMAVLSLFDHQVATIGSRFGYLLADGTQGHGIPPILPQFVLPWHLPAANGQEFVLNWATLSALLPAAFSMAMLGAIESLLCAVVLDGMTGQKHHSNSELIGQGLGNMVAPFFGGITATAAIARSAANVRAGATSPVSAIVHSLLVLLALLVLAPMLSYLPLAAMASLLLIVAWNMSEAHKVVDLLRRGPKDDIIVMLLCMSLTVLFDMVIAITVGIVLASLLFMRRIARMTRLSEMPAEMSEHRLVLRVNGPLFFAAAERIFNELLSRSENYETIILQWDAVPVLDAGGLNAFLRFTEALGEHQQLIITDIPFQPLKTLARARVKPIEGKLSFYGSLPEALDALRVKS; from the coding sequence ATGAAAACGCACGGAATTAACGGCATTAGGCCGTTCAGCGCGATTATTGACGCTTGCTGGCGAGAAACCTATACACTTCAAAGACTTCTCAAAGACATAATTGCCGGTGTTACTGTCGGTATTATTGCTATTCCACTGGCTATGGCGCTGGCTATTGCCAGTGGTGTTCCCCCCCAGTACGGCTTGTATACCTCCGCAATCGCCGGGATTGTTATTGCTGTCAGCGGGGGTTCGCGCTATAGCGTATCTGGCCCTACCGCGGCCTTTGTCGTTATTCTTTACCCCGTATCACAGCAATTTGGTTTGGCTGGTTTATTACTGGCGACATTACTCTCCGGCCTATTTTTGCTGTGCATGGGGCTGGGGAGATTAGGCCGGTTAATCGAATATATTCCGCTGTCAGTCACCCTTGGTTTCACATCGGGGATTGGCATCACCATCGCCACTATGCAGGTAAAAGATTTCTTTGGCCTTCATCTCCCCGAAGTACCTGAAACCTATGTAGATAAAGTGTCCGCGCTGGCACAGGCAATGCCAACCATTAGCTTCAGTGATACTCTAATTGCTACTGTTACTTTAATGGTATTGATTCTCTGGCCACGATTAAAACTAAAGTTACCGGGTCACTTACCCGCGCTCGTCGCAGGTACAGCCGTTATGGCCGTGTTATCCCTCTTTGACCATCAGGTCGCCACTATCGGATCACGCTTTGGTTATTTATTGGCAGACGGGACGCAAGGCCACGGTATTCCGCCCATTTTGCCGCAATTTGTCTTACCCTGGCATCTTCCTGCCGCTAATGGGCAAGAATTTGTCTTAAACTGGGCGACACTTTCCGCGCTCCTGCCAGCTGCTTTTTCGATGGCAATGCTCGGGGCAATTGAGTCGCTATTATGCGCGGTGGTTCTTGATGGTATGACCGGGCAAAAACATCACTCAAACAGTGAGTTAATCGGTCAAGGGCTGGGTAATATGGTCGCGCCATTCTTTGGTGGCATCACCGCCACAGCCGCTATTGCGCGGTCGGCGGCGAACGTCCGTGCAGGGGCAACCTCGCCAGTATCTGCTATTGTCCATTCCTTGCTCGTGTTACTGGCTTTATTGGTTCTGGCACCGATGTTGTCTTATCTGCCGTTAGCTGCGATGGCGTCGTTGTTATTAATTGTGGCCTGGAACATGAGTGAGGCTCACAAAGTTGTCGACTTACTGCGCCGCGGCCCTAAAGACGATATTATCGTGATGCTGCTGTGTATGAGCCTGACGGTGTTATTTGACATGGTGATTGCAATCACGGTGGGTATTGTTCTGGCCTCACTGCTGTTTATGCGCCGTATTGCCCGCATGACGCGCCTGAGTGAAATGCCCGCAGAAATGAGCGAACACCGCTTGGTATTGCGGGTTAACGGGCCACTGTTTTTCGCTGCCGCAGAGCGGATATTTAACGAATTACTCAGCCGTAGCGAGAATTACGAAACTATCATTCTGCAATGGGATGCTGTACCGGTCCTTGATGCCGGCGGGCTGAATGCGTTTCTGCGCTTCACTGAGGCCCTGGGTGAGCATCAGCAACTCATCATCACGGATATCCCCTTCCAGCCCCTGAAGACGCTGGCAAGAGCTCGAGTGAAGCCAATTGAAGGTAAACTGAGTTTTTATGGCTCGTTGCCGGAAGCTCTGGATGCTTTGCGTGTGAAAAGCTAA
- the rimJ gene encoding ribosomal protein S5-alanine N-acetyltransferase: MFGYHSATPKIRLTTDRMSLRLVNERDAYRMAEYYAENQVFLKPWEPVRDQSHCMPSGWQARLGMIMELQKQGSAYYFILLDPEEKEVRGVANFSNVLRGSFHACFLGYSLGERWQGQGLMFEALQPLIRYMQRQERMHRIMANYMPHNHRSGNLLERLGFEREGYAKDYLLIDGQWRDHVLTALTNTEWTPTR, from the coding sequence ATGTTCGGCTATCATTCAGCAACACCTAAAATACGCCTGACGACAGACCGTATGTCACTGCGGCTGGTCAATGAGCGTGATGCTTACCGTATGGCGGAGTATTACGCTGAAAATCAAGTGTTTCTTAAACCGTGGGAGCCCGTGCGTGATCAAAGTCATTGCATGCCTTCCGGGTGGCAGGCAAGGCTCGGAATGATTATGGAGCTGCAAAAACAGGGCAGCGCCTATTATTTTATTTTGTTAGATCCCGAAGAAAAAGAAGTGCGCGGTGTGGCGAATTTTAGCAATGTGCTACGCGGTTCATTTCATGCTTGCTTTCTTGGCTATTCATTAGGTGAGCGCTGGCAGGGGCAGGGGCTTATGTTTGAAGCGCTGCAACCGCTGATTCGCTACATGCAGCGGCAGGAGCGGATGCACCGTATTATGGCTAACTATATGCCGCATAATCATCGCAGTGGTAATTTGCTTGAGCGCCTTGGATTTGAACGCGAAGGTTACGCGAAAGATTATTTGCTGATTGATGGCCAATGGCGCGATCATGTATTGACGGCTTTGACTAACACAGAATGGACGCCAACTCGCTGA
- a CDS encoding phosphatase yields MYPVDLHMHTIASTHAYSTLHDYIAEAKLKNIKLFAITDHGPDMADAPHYWHFMNMRVWPRLVDGVGILRGIEANIKNLEGDIDCTGPMLDAIDLLIAGFHEPVFPPQDKAANTQAMIATMAQGNVHIISHPGNPKYPVDIKAIAEAAAKYNVALELNNSSFTHSRKGSEANCRAIAEAVRDAGGWLALGSDSHIAYSLGIFEHCERIIAEVNFPQERILNVSPRRLLNYLEQRGRPPIPELAAL; encoded by the coding sequence ATGTATCCTGTTGATTTACATATGCATACCATTGCCAGTACCCATGCTTACAGTACTCTGCACGATTATATCGCCGAAGCTAAGCTAAAAAATATCAAACTGTTCGCCATTACCGACCATGGCCCGGATATGGCTGATGCTCCTCATTATTGGCACTTTATGAACATGCGAGTATGGCCGCGATTAGTTGATGGCGTGGGGATTTTGCGGGGTATTGAAGCCAATATTAAAAACCTGGAAGGTGACATCGATTGCACTGGCCCAATGCTTGATGCCATCGATTTGCTCATTGCCGGTTTCCATGAGCCAGTGTTCCCGCCTCAGGATAAAGCCGCCAATACCCAAGCAATGATTGCCACTATGGCGCAGGGAAATGTCCATATTATTAGCCACCCCGGTAACCCCAAGTATCCGGTTGATATTAAAGCTATTGCTGAAGCCGCCGCAAAGTATAACGTGGCGCTGGAATTGAATAACTCATCTTTTACACATTCACGTAAAGGGAGTGAAGCGAATTGCCGCGCGATTGCTGAGGCTGTGCGTGATGCGGGGGGATGGTTGGCTTTGGGTTCGGATTCTCATATTGCCTATTCATTGGGGATTTTTGAGCACTGTGAGCGCATTATTGCCGAAGTGAATTTCCCACAAGAGCGTATTTTGAATGTTAGCCCACGTCGCTTACTCAATTACCTTGAACAACGTGGCCGACCACCGATACCTGAGTTAGCCGCGTTGTAA
- a CDS encoding YceH family protein codes for MKHSLNAQEARVIGCLLEKQVTMPEQYPMSLNGVAIACNQKTNREPVMELSESEVQQTLDFLLKKHLIRTQSGNRVMKYEHRFCNSEFGNLKFSPAELSIIATLLLRGAQTPGELRTRTSRLYEFADVAETEEILNQLSSREDGPFVVRLAREPGKRESRFMHLFSGDIAPTSSAEESITAGTGALEARVAQLEQQVIALTRRLDEVLIQLDD; via the coding sequence ATGAAACACAGTTTAAATGCACAAGAAGCCAGAGTTATTGGTTGTTTGCTGGAAAAACAAGTGACAATGCCAGAGCAATATCCGATGTCACTCAATGGCGTGGCAATTGCCTGTAACCAGAAAACCAATCGTGAACCGGTGATGGAGTTATCAGAGTCAGAAGTGCAACAGACTCTGGATTTCTTATTGAAAAAACACCTTATCCGAACCCAAAGTGGTAATCGGGTGATGAAGTATGAGCACCGTTTTTGCAATTCCGAATTTGGCAATCTTAAGTTTTCGCCCGCAGAATTGTCCATCATTGCCACACTATTATTACGTGGCGCGCAAACCCCTGGCGAGCTGCGTACGCGCACAAGTCGACTGTATGAATTTGCTGATGTTGCTGAAACTGAAGAGATTCTTAACCAGTTATCCTCACGCGAAGATGGGCCGTTTGTGGTGCGTTTGGCCCGCGAACCGGGTAAACGAGAAAGCCGCTTTATGCATCTGTTTAGTGGCGATATTGCGCCAACGTCATCGGCAGAAGAGAGCATAACCGCCGGCACGGGCGCTCTTGAAGCCCGAGTCGCGCAACTCGAACAGCAAGTCATTGCACTGACTCGCCGCCTGGACGAAGTGTTGATACAGTTGGATGACTAA
- a CDS encoding glycerophosphodiester phosphodiesterase family protein gives MKLSFTALLLLFYLQNTFATPMIVAHRAGTADHPENTLHAIEMSLQNNANVIWLSIQFTKNGIPILYRPSDLEELTDGHGPVSALDWEELQQLDAAYHFDIQGQYIYRGLGIKIPSLRQVLVSYPNAEFILDIKSPDADPDTMTEKFNKLLTETNSLDRVRFYSTEKKYLAALPKTMNKFKPRNRTRRILANAIMANHCEFTKIQNEESSKRSDEYHAFELKRDVKIVEKFTLGKGTSRVQLIWNPQAIACFRQNHNTKVLLIGINSYQDYQIAKNLGVDYVMVDSPASAKNWH, from the coding sequence ATGAAACTCTCTTTTACTGCTTTATTACTCCTATTTTATCTGCAAAATACATTTGCGACCCCCATGATTGTCGCGCATCGCGCTGGCACTGCTGATCACCCTGAAAACACCCTGCACGCCATCGAAATGTCGCTACAAAATAATGCTAATGTTATTTGGTTGAGTATTCAGTTCACTAAAAATGGCATCCCCATATTGTACCGACCCAGTGATCTTGAAGAGCTAACTGATGGTCACGGCCCTGTTTCAGCACTCGATTGGGAGGAATTACAACAATTGGATGCGGCTTATCATTTTGATATTCAAGGGCAATATATTTATCGTGGTCTAGGGATAAAAATACCGTCACTAAGACAAGTTCTTGTTTCCTACCCTAATGCAGAATTTATACTTGATATTAAATCACCTGATGCAGACCCCGACACAATGACAGAAAAATTCAATAAATTGCTCACAGAAACAAATTCATTGGATAGAGTGAGATTTTATTCGACCGAAAAGAAATATCTGGCCGCACTGCCAAAGACGATGAATAAATTCAAACCACGAAACCGCACCCGCAGAATCCTCGCCAATGCCATCATGGCAAATCACTGTGAATTCACCAAAATTCAGAACGAAGAATCAAGCAAGCGCTCAGATGAATATCATGCATTCGAATTAAAACGCGATGTTAAAATCGTTGAAAAATTCACCCTTGGCAAAGGCACATCACGAGTGCAATTAATCTGGAACCCACAAGCTATAGCCTGTTTTAGGCAGAACCATAATACTAAAGTTCTGCTGATAGGAATAAACTCCTATCAAGACTACCAAATAGCTAAAAATCTGGGAGTCGATTATGTGATGGTCGATTCCCCTGCCTCGGCTAAAAATTGGCATTAA
- a CDS encoding GGDEF domain-containing protein produces the protein MSELDSLSTLYRDACVTYATLSIGYFALSKNSPFSYNGEVWKRILFGLISGLVSLYLNQEQWVISDSFFYSFELVPIILATFYGGWLSGVTALAINFTFSGWVTLDNILITIVFIPLLFSKVWEKKNNRVFYITIILIAIYRIVTATLLVPDAFILTQAVVSQLIAALCLAICYHALNFKERHISAYFAMKNRANIDKLTQLNNRSSVDYRLASIHNSRQACGLMILDLDHFKSVNDTYGHNGGDILLAEVGKLLAAVIRDEDFVGRYGGEEFIIITHSHDPQAIKTVAERIRQRVENLDVELPDGRKVKATISIGASLYLSGMSMLKALKMTDEALYQAKNQGRNQVVYSRLMPFSQLGDRTLKDKRKRPL, from the coding sequence ATGAGTGAATTAGATTCTTTGTCAACGCTATACCGAGATGCTTGTGTAACTTATGCAACTCTCTCAATAGGTTATTTCGCCTTAAGTAAGAACAGCCCCTTTTCTTATAACGGGGAGGTTTGGAAACGTATTTTGTTTGGTTTGATATCGGGGTTGGTATCACTTTACCTCAATCAAGAGCAGTGGGTTATTTCTGACTCCTTCTTCTACAGTTTCGAGTTGGTCCCGATTATTTTGGCCACTTTTTATGGTGGTTGGCTCAGCGGCGTGACGGCGCTGGCGATAAATTTCACTTTTTCTGGTTGGGTGACGCTAGATAATATATTAATAACTATAGTTTTTATCCCGCTTTTGTTCTCGAAAGTATGGGAGAAAAAGAATAACCGCGTCTTTTATATCACCATTATCTTAATTGCTATTTATCGAATTGTTACGGCCACTTTATTAGTCCCAGACGCATTTATATTGACTCAGGCCGTAGTATCTCAACTTATTGCAGCACTTTGCTTAGCTATTTGTTATCACGCACTAAATTTTAAAGAGCGCCATATTTCTGCCTATTTTGCGATGAAAAACAGGGCAAATATCGACAAGTTAACTCAGTTGAATAACCGGTCGAGTGTTGATTACCGGCTAGCCAGTATTCATAACAGTCGCCAAGCTTGTGGCCTAATGATTTTGGATCTCGACCATTTTAAATCTGTAAATGATACCTATGGGCATAATGGCGGTGACATATTGTTAGCTGAAGTGGGGAAACTATTGGCCGCAGTGATCAGGGATGAGGATTTTGTGGGGCGCTACGGCGGCGAAGAATTTATTATTATTACTCACAGCCATGATCCACAAGCGATTAAAACTGTGGCGGAGCGAATTCGACAGCGTGTTGAGAACTTGGATGTGGAATTACCCGATGGGCGAAAAGTAAAGGCGACCATTTCGATTGGCGCTTCTTTGTATTTATCCGGAATGTCGATGTTAAAGGCATTGAAAATGACGGATGAAGCCCTGTATCAGGCAAAGAATCAAGGTCGGAATCAGGTGGTTTATAGTCGATTAATGCCTTTTTCTCAATTGGGTGACCGTACACTTAAAGATAAACGCAAACGCCCTTTATAA
- a CDS encoding TorD/DmsD family molecular chaperone, translating to MNDFSLMCRILGSLFYRPPQDPLLEPLFTLISQGKLEQHWPLEQSELLARLQREYQPDVLATDYNAMFVGDERSVSPYGSDYEDARPEAEVRAFLQQRGMPLGEGPTDHFGGLLLAASWFEDQAEQDEVAAQIALFNDYLLPWCGRFLGKVEAHATSGFYRTLAQLSREALQAMWDELSENSDTEE from the coding sequence ATGAACGATTTTTCCCTGATGTGCCGTATCCTTGGGTCACTCTTTTATCGCCCGCCACAAGATCCGCTGCTAGAACCTCTTTTTACACTGATAAGTCAGGGGAAATTGGAACAGCATTGGCCGTTAGAGCAAAGTGAGTTACTTGCACGCCTGCAACGGGAGTATCAACCTGATGTTTTGGCCACTGACTATAATGCGATGTTTGTCGGTGACGAACGCAGCGTATCACCTTACGGTTCCGATTATGAAGATGCTCGCCCGGAAGCAGAAGTTCGCGCCTTTTTGCAACAACGCGGTATGCCGTTAGGCGAAGGGCCGACAGACCATTTTGGTGGTTTATTATTAGCGGCATCTTGGTTTGAAGATCAAGCAGAGCAAGATGAAGTAGCTGCGCAAATTGCGCTGTTTAATGACTATTTACTGCCGTGGTGTGGCCGTTTTCTTGGCAAAGTAGAAGCCCATGCCACCAGCGGTTTTTATCGTACTTTGGCACAATTGAGCCGCGAAGCACTGCAAGCCATGTGGGATGAATTATCAGAAAACAGTGACACGGAGGAGTAA
- the mdtH gene encoding multidrug efflux MFS transporter MdtH: MALVSQARSLGKYFLLLDNLLVVLGFFVVFPLISIRFVDQLGWAAVLVGLALGLRQLVQQGLGVFGGAIADRFGAKPMIVTGMLMRAAGFALMAMADEPWILWLACALSGLGGTLFDPPRTALVIKLTRPHERGRFYSLLMMQDSAGAVIGALIGSWLLQYDFHFVCWTGAVIFILAAGWNMWLLPAYRISTVRAPMKEGLMRVLRDRRFVTYVLTLTGYYMLSVQVMLMLPIVVNEIAGSPAAVKWMYAIEAALSLTLLYPIARWSEKRFRLEQRLMFGLLIMTLSLFPVGFITHLQTLFMFICFFYMGSIIAEPARETLSASLADSRARGSYMGFSRLGLALGGALGYTGGGWMYDTGRTLEMPELPWFLLGIIGLITLVGLYWQFNQRRIESAMLSGS; encoded by the coding sequence ATGGCCTTGGTATCGCAAGCTAGAAGCTTGGGTAAATACTTCTTATTGCTTGATAATTTATTAGTTGTGTTAGGGTTTTTCGTCGTATTTCCACTCATTTCTATCCGATTTGTCGACCAATTGGGTTGGGCTGCGGTGCTTGTCGGCCTCGCCTTAGGACTCAGGCAATTAGTTCAGCAGGGGCTTGGGGTCTTCGGCGGTGCTATCGCTGACCGTTTTGGTGCCAAGCCCATGATAGTCACTGGCATGTTGATGCGGGCTGCGGGCTTCGCACTCATGGCGATGGCTGACGAACCTTGGATACTTTGGCTAGCCTGCGCATTGTCGGGGCTGGGCGGCACTCTGTTCGACCCTCCGCGTACCGCCCTGGTTATCAAATTGACGCGCCCGCATGAGCGCGGCCGGTTCTACTCCCTATTAATGATGCAAGACAGTGCCGGTGCGGTGATTGGCGCATTAATCGGGAGCTGGTTACTGCAATATGACTTCCATTTCGTCTGCTGGACTGGCGCGGTTATCTTTATATTGGCTGCGGGCTGGAACATGTGGCTATTGCCGGCTTACAGAATATCAACCGTGCGGGCACCCATGAAAGAAGGCCTGATGCGGGTGCTGCGCGATCGCCGTTTTGTAACCTATGTACTGACGCTAACCGGCTATTACATGCTGTCAGTGCAGGTCATGCTAATGCTGCCTATCGTGGTCAATGAGATTGCCGGCTCTCCTGCCGCCGTTAAATGGATGTACGCCATTGAGGCCGCGCTCTCTTTGACCTTGCTGTACCCGATTGCCCGGTGGAGTGAAAAACGTTTTCGCCTTGAACAACGTTTAATGTTTGGCTTGCTGATAATGACATTAAGTCTGTTCCCTGTGGGCTTTATTACTCATCTGCAAACATTGTTTATGTTTATTTGCTTCTTCTATATGGGCTCCATTATTGCCGAACCGGCGCGTGAAACACTGAGTGCGTCACTGGCAGATTCACGCGCGCGAGGGAGCTACATGGGCTTTAGTCGCCTCGGGCTGGCACTGGGTGGTGCATTAGGCTATACCGGCGGTGGCTGGATGTATGATACGGGCCGAACATTGGAAATGCCGGAGTTACCGTGGTTCCTGTTAGGTATCATTGGGTTAATTACGCTCGTCGGGCTTTATTGGCAATTCAACCAGCGCCGTATTGAGTCAGCTATGTTGAGCGGCAGCTAA